In Nymphaea colorata isolate Beijing-Zhang1983 chromosome 5, ASM883128v2, whole genome shotgun sequence, one genomic interval encodes:
- the LOC116255049 gene encoding ribosomal RNA small subunit methyltransferase isoform X2: MAGGKIQKRKPASADHYQGGIQFHKSKGQHILKNPLLVDTIVQKAGIKSTDVVLEIGPGTGNLTSKLLNVAKTVIAVEMDPRMVLELQRRFQGSGFGNQLKVIQGDVLKCELPYFDVCVANIPYQISSPLTFKLLAHRPVFRCAVIMYQREFAMRLVAKPGDTLYCRLSVNTQLLARVSHLLKVGRNNFRPPPKVDSSVVRIEPRKPLPPVSFKEWDGLIRLCFNRKNRTLGAIFRQKSVLSLLEKNYKAMQALQISQPSSNDANMLDVAVLGDTAGDSSTDLDGGKEDEEMEIDGGDGEGAEESEFKSKIMGILSQGDFEDKRAKKLTQVDFLYLLSLFKKAGIHFA, from the exons ATGGCTGGTGGCAAAATCCAAAAACGAAAACCAGCTTCGGCAGATCACTACCAAGGCGGAATACAGTTTCATAAATCAAAAGGCCAACACATCTTGAAAAACCCTTTGCTGGTCGACACAATTGTTCAAAAAGCTGGAATTAAGAGCACGGATGTAGTTTTGGAGATTGGTCCTGGTACTGGAAATCTTACCAGTAAGCTTCTGAATGTCGCAAAGACAGTCATCGCTGTTGAGATGGATCCCCGCATGGTTTTGGAGTTGCAGAGACGCTTCCAGGGGAGTGGTTTTGGTAATCAGTTGAAG GTTATACAGGGAGATGTTCTCAAATGTGAGCTTCCATATTTTGACGTCTGCGTGGCTAACATCCCCTACCAAATATCATCACCTCTTACTTTCAAGCTTTTGGCTCACAGGCCTGTATTTAGATGTGCGGTCATTATGTACCAGAGAGAATTTGCAATGAGACTCGTTGCGAAGCCAGGGGATACTCTGTACTGCCGTCTGTCAGTAAACACTCAACTTCTGGCACGTGTTTCCCATCTCTTGAAAGTTGGAAGGAACAATTTCAGGCCACCACCAAAAGTAGATTCATCTGTTGTTAGAATCGAGCCTCGGAAGCCACTCCCTCCCGTGAGTTTCAAGGAATGGGATGGGCTGATCCGCTTATGCTTCAACAGGAAGAACAGAACTTTGGGTGCCATTTTTAGGCAGAAATCCGTCCTTTCTTTGCTTGAAAAGAACTATAAGGCAATGCAGGCGTTGCAAATTTCACAACCATCGTCGAATGATGCCAATATGTTGGATGTGGCTGTCCTGGGTGATACTGCTGGAGACTCGAGTACAGATCTGGATGGTGGAAAGGAGGACGAGGAGATGGAAATTGATGGTGGGGATGGAGAAGGGGCAGAGGAATCCGAGTTCAAGAGCAAAATCATGGGCATCTTGAGCCAGGGAGATTTCGAGGATAAGAGGGCTAAAAAACTAACTCAGGTAGATTTCCTgtaccttctctctctctttaagaAAGCTGGCATCCACTTTGCCTGA
- the LOC116255049 gene encoding ribosomal RNA small subunit methyltransferase isoform X1, producing MTVSMAGGKIQKRKPASADHYQGGIQFHKSKGQHILKNPLLVDTIVQKAGIKSTDVVLEIGPGTGNLTSKLLNVAKTVIAVEMDPRMVLELQRRFQGSGFGNQLKVIQGDVLKCELPYFDVCVANIPYQISSPLTFKLLAHRPVFRCAVIMYQREFAMRLVAKPGDTLYCRLSVNTQLLARVSHLLKVGRNNFRPPPKVDSSVVRIEPRKPLPPVSFKEWDGLIRLCFNRKNRTLGAIFRQKSVLSLLEKNYKAMQALQISQPSSNDANMLDVAVLGDTAGDSSTDLDGGKEDEEMEIDGGDGEGAEESEFKSKIMGILSQGDFEDKRAKKLTQVDFLYLLSLFKKAGIHFA from the exons ATGACTG TTTCAATGGCTGGTGGCAAAATCCAAAAACGAAAACCAGCTTCGGCAGATCACTACCAAGGCGGAATACAGTTTCATAAATCAAAAGGCCAACACATCTTGAAAAACCCTTTGCTGGTCGACACAATTGTTCAAAAAGCTGGAATTAAGAGCACGGATGTAGTTTTGGAGATTGGTCCTGGTACTGGAAATCTTACCAGTAAGCTTCTGAATGTCGCAAAGACAGTCATCGCTGTTGAGATGGATCCCCGCATGGTTTTGGAGTTGCAGAGACGCTTCCAGGGGAGTGGTTTTGGTAATCAGTTGAAG GTTATACAGGGAGATGTTCTCAAATGTGAGCTTCCATATTTTGACGTCTGCGTGGCTAACATCCCCTACCAAATATCATCACCTCTTACTTTCAAGCTTTTGGCTCACAGGCCTGTATTTAGATGTGCGGTCATTATGTACCAGAGAGAATTTGCAATGAGACTCGTTGCGAAGCCAGGGGATACTCTGTACTGCCGTCTGTCAGTAAACACTCAACTTCTGGCACGTGTTTCCCATCTCTTGAAAGTTGGAAGGAACAATTTCAGGCCACCACCAAAAGTAGATTCATCTGTTGTTAGAATCGAGCCTCGGAAGCCACTCCCTCCCGTGAGTTTCAAGGAATGGGATGGGCTGATCCGCTTATGCTTCAACAGGAAGAACAGAACTTTGGGTGCCATTTTTAGGCAGAAATCCGTCCTTTCTTTGCTTGAAAAGAACTATAAGGCAATGCAGGCGTTGCAAATTTCACAACCATCGTCGAATGATGCCAATATGTTGGATGTGGCTGTCCTGGGTGATACTGCTGGAGACTCGAGTACAGATCTGGATGGTGGAAAGGAGGACGAGGAGATGGAAATTGATGGTGGGGATGGAGAAGGGGCAGAGGAATCCGAGTTCAAGAGCAAAATCATGGGCATCTTGAGCCAGGGAGATTTCGAGGATAAGAGGGCTAAAAAACTAACTCAGGTAGATTTCCTgtaccttctctctctctttaagaAAGCTGGCATCCACTTTGCCTGA